Proteins from a genomic interval of Medicago truncatula cultivar Jemalong A17 chromosome 3, MtrunA17r5.0-ANR, whole genome shotgun sequence:
- the LOC11410854 gene encoding uncharacterized protein: MCINCALHSKSKSKSSIIPWMKIKCPMQTNGIDCGYFVMQFMKEIILANQDMIPENYFGDYKCKTYSKDKLVQVEEDWATFMVEYLRDYIADRLKP; encoded by the exons ATGTGTATCAACTGTGCCCTTCATTCCAAGTCAAAATCAAAGTCAAGTATAATCCCATGGATGAAAATAAAG TGTCCTATGCAAACAAATGGCATTGACTGTGGCTATTTTGTCATGCAATTTATGAAAGAGATAATATTGGCAAATCAAGACATGATCCCCGAAAAT TACTTTGGAGATTACAAATGTAAAACCTATTCTAAAGATAAGCTAGTTCAGGTCGAGGAGGATTGGGCAACCTTTATGGTCGAGTATCTTA GAGACTATATTGCTGATAGACTTAAACCGTAA